Proteins encoded by one window of Collimonas fungivorans:
- a CDS encoding type VI secretion system Vgr family protein — MSSLLQSIAALIQGRQHNRILRLSFPHGDGPQAQLLVNKLDAVESLSRDFEFKIELLSDDPALALKDLQGKLFCVELVRADGTLRHFSGFCFEFRSVRSDGGITFYQAKLGPWLQYLHLRKDNYIFHGKTLHEQISSIFEDYGTLPDWDFRVGGEDAAMTDAFQYEESDHNYLHRRLESKGWLYWYEHTAQGHKLIVTDDSTQAAPMDGGPEIGFQRHGGATEEDGIAQFSPVRQIVAGSVSLSGFNFKSPVPINAGVPTLNKQGDVLDIESYEYTGAYGVKNTQDADKLSRLRMEEIEASGKHFEAAGNNRFVIPGRWFRLTNHFSFNSFGSHDEASKSEFLILSVHHKASNNYLQDATEKAEYDSTLTCIRKIIPWRPGRNFNSVDTKIISPQTVTVVGPSGQGSIFTDEYGRIRVQFHWDRIGNNDEKSSAWVRVASSWAGGELGAKMIPRVGSEVISQWLDGNPDRPIITGSVYNQRNMPPWKLATQQSLMGFRSRELTPDGGNQPGGRSNHLILDDSNGKIQAQIKSDHQHSQLSLGHITRIEDNAGRKDARGEGWELRTDGHGVARSAQGMLITTEGRSNAASHMKDMGETVQRLTSARDQHETLADMAQQAGAQEKQGQQADIAKVLKTQNDAIKGGGAGSDGTFPELSEPHLVLASPAGIESTTAQSTHISSDQHTAITTGKSLSIATGDSLFASIANTFRLMVQKSGMKMVAAAGDIDLQALKDSINVLAKLNITQTANRITITAKEEIVINGGGSYVKFNAGGIEHGTNGIFVAHAATHSLPGPKNRSVDLQNSATPAPFDREVVFHHMDDQNSTAAKQMFKLDRDGAGATGPVTGSDGSTQMQRSDGPEFYKVRWLGRAK, encoded by the coding sequence ATGAGTAGCCTGCTTCAATCCATAGCGGCCTTAATTCAGGGGCGGCAGCATAATCGAATCCTTCGACTGTCATTTCCACATGGCGATGGTCCGCAAGCCCAACTGTTGGTCAATAAGCTGGATGCGGTTGAAAGCCTGTCACGAGATTTTGAGTTCAAAATTGAACTATTGTCAGATGACCCTGCGCTGGCGCTGAAGGATCTGCAAGGCAAGCTGTTCTGCGTAGAACTTGTCCGCGCGGACGGGACGCTTCGACATTTCAGTGGTTTTTGTTTTGAATTCCGTTCAGTCCGTTCCGACGGTGGAATTACTTTCTACCAAGCTAAATTAGGCCCGTGGCTTCAATATTTGCATCTGCGCAAAGACAACTACATTTTTCACGGCAAGACATTACACGAGCAAATAAGCAGCATTTTCGAAGATTACGGTACGTTGCCCGATTGGGACTTCAGGGTCGGCGGGGAAGACGCCGCAATGACAGATGCCTTTCAATATGAAGAAAGTGACCATAACTATCTTCACAGGCGTCTTGAATCCAAAGGCTGGCTGTACTGGTATGAACATACTGCTCAGGGCCATAAACTCATTGTCACGGACGACTCGACGCAGGCGGCGCCAATGGATGGTGGCCCGGAGATTGGTTTTCAACGACATGGCGGTGCAACTGAAGAAGACGGAATAGCCCAATTTTCGCCTGTGCGCCAGATTGTGGCCGGTTCTGTGTCGCTCTCGGGATTCAATTTCAAGAGTCCCGTACCAATCAACGCGGGCGTGCCGACACTGAACAAGCAAGGCGATGTGCTCGACATAGAATCCTATGAATATACCGGTGCATATGGCGTTAAGAACACTCAAGACGCCGACAAGCTGTCTCGACTGCGCATGGAAGAGATCGAAGCCAGTGGCAAGCATTTTGAAGCGGCCGGCAACAATCGCTTCGTCATTCCTGGACGCTGGTTCCGTTTGACCAATCATTTTTCCTTCAATTCTTTTGGCAGCCATGACGAGGCCAGCAAAAGTGAATTCCTCATTCTCTCCGTACATCACAAGGCGTCCAATAATTATCTGCAAGACGCTACCGAGAAGGCCGAATACGACAGTACTTTGACATGCATTCGGAAGATTATTCCATGGCGACCAGGTCGCAACTTCAATAGCGTCGACACCAAAATCATTTCCCCGCAAACCGTCACGGTAGTCGGCCCTTCAGGCCAGGGCAGTATTTTTACCGACGAATATGGTCGTATTCGTGTGCAGTTTCATTGGGACCGCATTGGCAATAACGATGAAAAAAGCTCGGCCTGGGTTCGCGTCGCCAGTTCTTGGGCCGGCGGCGAGCTTGGTGCAAAGATGATTCCACGGGTTGGGTCGGAAGTGATTTCGCAGTGGCTCGATGGCAATCCTGACCGTCCTATCATTACTGGCAGCGTGTACAACCAGCGCAATATGCCGCCATGGAAATTGGCGACCCAGCAATCGCTCATGGGTTTTCGCAGTCGTGAGTTAACTCCCGACGGAGGCAATCAGCCTGGCGGCCGCAGTAACCACCTGATCCTGGATGACTCCAACGGAAAAATCCAGGCCCAAATCAAGAGCGATCACCAACATAGCCAGCTGAGTCTGGGACATATCACCCGCATCGAAGACAATGCGGGCCGTAAAGACGCGCGCGGCGAAGGCTGGGAACTGCGTACCGACGGTCATGGCGTGGCGCGCTCAGCGCAAGGCATGCTGATCACGACCGAAGGCCGTAGCAATGCCGCATCGCACATGAAGGACATGGGTGAGACGGTGCAGAGGCTCACTTCGGCGCGTGATCAGCACGAAACGCTGGCCGATATGGCGCAGCAGGCCGGAGCTCAGGAAAAGCAGGGGCAGCAAGCCGATATTGCGAAAGTCCTTAAAACCCAGAACGATGCCATCAAGGGCGGCGGTGCTGGCAGCGACGGCACTTTCCCTGAACTGTCCGAACCGCATCTGGTGCTGGCTAGCCCTGCTGGCATTGAGAGCACCACTGCCCAATCGACCCATATCTCTAGCGACCAGCATACCGCCATCACTACTGGCAAGAGCCTGTCCATTGCCACTGGCGACAGCCTGTTTGCCAGCATTGCCAATACCTTCCGTCTGATGGTCCAAAAATCTGGCATGAAGATGGTCGCTGCAGCAGGGGATATCGATCTGCAGGCGCTGAAGGACAGCATCAATGTTTTGGCGAAACTCAATATTACCCAAACCGCCAATCGCATCACGATCACGGCCAAGGAAGAAATCGTGATCAATGGCGGCGGTAGCTACGTCAAATTCAATGCGGGTGGAATCGAACACGGCACAAATGGCATCTTCGTCGCTCATGCCGCCACGCATAGTCTTCCAGGGCCCAAGAATCGTTCAGTTGACCTGCAAAATTCTGCGACTCCTGCGCCGTTCGACAGGGAAGTGGTCTTTCATCACATGGACGACCAGAACAGTACTGCTGCCAAACAGATGTTCAAACTCGATCGGGACGGCGCTGGCGCGACTGGGCCTGTCACGGGATCGGACGGCAGTACTCAAATGCAACGCTCCGATGGCCCCGAATTCTACAAAGTCCGCTGGCTTGGGAGGGCCAAATAA
- a CDS encoding SymE family type I addiction module toxin, translating to MDATNINAPLTTNNLKTMELNMAKRNHTRDLRTPTTDDPSQRLTVSFYQHDNPDALWIKLCGTGLKQAGFAPQSSVRVRIMPGCLLITSN from the coding sequence GTGGATGCTACCAACATCAACGCGCCGCTAACCACAAACAACTTAAAGACTATGGAGTTGAATATGGCTAAGCGCAATCATACGCGAGACCTCCGCACGCCCACAACCGATGATCCGTCGCAACGGCTCACCGTTTCTTTCTACCAGCACGACAATCCCGACGCACTCTGGATCAAGCTATGCGGGACCGGCCTCAAACAAGCCGGCTTTGCACCGCAGTCCTCCGTGCGTGTCAGGATCATGCCCGGCTGTCTGCTTATCACCAGCAACTGA
- a CDS encoding esterase/lipase family protein yields the protein MTVQGDDQDIWLDFTLGVNQSAEVGVQTTPTNDKRRIRVRVPPGKLIPIIFFPGIMGSNLRLSKKRQAEIQRQDNRSWRPDDKGDALKRRNASAAERQMRLDPDEVEVDHYEISYDKDKDRFESTGNATQTSDSRHDNVPDNLADVSKLLMSDPKLEKDHPLTTGHEQHFSAAQKARARGWSEVMFGSYGKILMLMEKQLNDMLKADGANVEVSASWASKGNAQALVGRAPASFGNSDAPALAEADIKKIGNCWYPVHAFGYNWLKSNGDEAKDIAPRIQKLIDTYNQNGFDCPGVILVTHSMGGLLGRALIHPDYGNLKDKVLGVVHGVMPTTGAAAAYKRLRAGFEGSNKTWWHFLDRIQGGIVKGVLGDNGEEVTAVLANAPGGLELLPNKMYGTGWLKVQDKQGKDLIVPALPKEDPAAEIYLLEPQKWWRLINPEWIDPAKMGKSGMKGSEQIGAKATRTRIFDAMTFSHAIQDTFHDETYAHFGEDPTQLAWNDIVWKVTDGNASAAGDPLSWTLLEGEKGDNAQGTIRVLSANGIPLTLQLQPSNSAADGTVPVERSADKVRAKVKFRQTGYDHQGSYDNEGAQAATLYGVVKIANAYKSEWWDKKD from the coding sequence ATGACGGTTCAAGGTGATGACCAAGACATCTGGCTCGATTTCACCCTAGGGGTAAACCAGTCTGCCGAGGTTGGTGTTCAAACCACCCCGACTAACGATAAACGCAGGATTAGAGTACGCGTGCCTCCGGGCAAACTGATTCCGATCATATTCTTTCCTGGCATCATGGGCAGCAATTTGCGCCTGTCCAAAAAACGCCAGGCAGAGATACAGCGCCAGGATAATCGTTCCTGGCGCCCCGATGACAAGGGCGATGCTTTGAAGCGACGCAATGCGTCAGCAGCGGAGCGTCAAATGCGCCTGGACCCCGACGAAGTCGAAGTAGATCACTATGAAATCTCCTACGATAAAGACAAGGATCGTTTCGAGTCCACTGGCAATGCAACACAAACTTCAGATAGCCGCCATGACAATGTGCCGGACAATCTCGCGGATGTGAGTAAGTTGTTGATGAGTGATCCCAAGCTTGAAAAGGATCATCCGCTTACCACAGGACACGAGCAGCACTTTAGCGCTGCGCAAAAGGCGCGTGCTCGCGGGTGGAGCGAAGTCATGTTTGGTTCTTACGGCAAAATCCTTATGCTGATGGAAAAGCAGCTCAACGACATGCTTAAGGCTGATGGCGCTAACGTAGAAGTGTCGGCTTCTTGGGCGAGCAAAGGCAACGCACAAGCTTTAGTTGGACGCGCACCTGCCAGCTTTGGCAACTCAGACGCCCCAGCCCTGGCTGAGGCTGATATTAAAAAAATTGGCAACTGCTGGTATCCGGTACACGCCTTTGGGTACAATTGGCTTAAGAGTAATGGTGACGAAGCCAAAGATATCGCCCCGCGCATCCAAAAGCTTATCGACACTTACAACCAGAATGGCTTCGATTGTCCCGGTGTTATTCTTGTCACCCACAGCATGGGCGGGTTATTGGGCCGAGCTTTGATACACCCCGATTATGGCAATCTGAAAGACAAGGTGCTGGGCGTGGTTCACGGTGTGATGCCGACAACGGGTGCCGCTGCGGCCTATAAGCGCTTGCGGGCGGGCTTTGAAGGCAGCAACAAAACATGGTGGCACTTCCTCGATAGAATCCAGGGCGGCATCGTCAAAGGTGTGCTGGGCGATAACGGGGAAGAGGTAACGGCAGTATTGGCCAATGCACCGGGTGGATTAGAACTACTGCCTAACAAGATGTATGGCACTGGTTGGCTCAAAGTGCAAGACAAACAAGGCAAGGATTTAATAGTGCCCGCTCTACCCAAAGAAGACCCTGCGGCAGAGATTTATTTACTGGAGCCGCAGAAGTGGTGGCGGTTGATCAATCCGGAATGGATTGATCCGGCAAAGATGGGGAAAAGTGGCATGAAAGGATCTGAGCAGATCGGGGCGAAAGCTACGCGAACACGCATATTTGACGCCATGACGTTCTCGCATGCGATCCAGGACACCTTCCACGATGAAACCTATGCCCACTTCGGAGAAGATCCCACGCAACTGGCCTGGAACGATATTGTCTGGAAGGTGACCGATGGCAATGCCAGTGCGGCAGGCGACCCGTTGTCCTGGACTCTTCTCGAAGGCGAAAAAGGCGACAATGCTCAAGGTACCATCCGCGTGTTGAGCGCGAACGGCATTCCGCTAACCCTGCAGCTTCAGCCTTCAAACTCGGCTGCGGACGGTACTGTGCCCGTTGAACGCAGTGCTGACAAGGTGCGCGCCAAAGTCAAATTCAGGCAGACGGGCTACGACCACCAGGGCAGCTACGACAACGAGGGCGCCCAGGCGGCCACGCTGTATGGGGTAGTAAAGATCGCCAATGCTTACAAATCCGAATGGTGGGACAAGAAAGATTGA
- a CDS encoding phospholipase D-like domain-containing protein — MSITVAIPLRFATVRLYVDKGRKWNAVEHLLLFSLVAEPKSAAETVTNTSLPWRLVVEVMSRLMRVGWVEIVNRKDDIAFKITNAGKSVVSNDTLPAVTRQISKRSSFVIDGITGTVFRARDLTLRSRTQLNKLTDHTAVLELPIEQSADKLELDEIISTLLDEDEHCRGVEPLASRFLDRFAIVTISDGEIEGLPPSAPQELHKRIRNAVFANASTETDITHQEEILSPDYSVRKIFKIDFNNRDLIVGGDEHKKFFVETINKAISWIVLHSTFINSLRFEEHLQILEAAARRGVRIDILWGKSTDPDGTNKIQDEVATCRNMLHDEVMLERIRLHRHTTDSHAKILFADDGNGKMIGCIGSCNWLSSSFRSFDVSIVFSSPQIVGDIAAKLSKLAIGKSGHWSNLAGDLAAQAANLTRHAEIHHSNETFTASIVLGSDHNEYMLQARDEAINSINVVSHRVSLNADTLVFVPAMAAINANGVKVNLYYELLSGISDAALVEELIKNNTTENLIFNKIIAPSLHAKFLTWDDDNIVITSQNWLSADPMDNSCSEIGIAISGKGIAIELLRRANGVLQQSNWSKS, encoded by the coding sequence ATGAGTATTACTGTTGCGATACCGCTTCGATTTGCCACTGTACGGCTGTATGTCGACAAGGGCCGGAAGTGGAATGCAGTTGAGCATTTACTCCTATTTTCACTTGTCGCTGAACCGAAGAGCGCCGCAGAAACAGTCACGAACACAAGTTTACCATGGCGGTTAGTTGTCGAGGTAATGAGCCGACTCATGCGAGTAGGATGGGTCGAAATAGTGAATCGTAAAGATGATATTGCGTTCAAGATTACTAATGCCGGAAAAAGCGTGGTGTCGAACGACACTTTACCGGCCGTAACGCGCCAGATATCAAAGCGATCAAGCTTTGTAATTGACGGCATTACAGGGACAGTATTTCGAGCACGCGATTTAACACTTCGCAGCAGAACCCAACTCAATAAACTAACAGACCACACAGCTGTTCTTGAGCTACCAATTGAACAGAGCGCGGACAAACTTGAACTCGACGAAATAATTTCAACACTTTTGGATGAGGACGAGCATTGCAGAGGTGTAGAGCCCTTGGCGTCCAGATTTCTAGACCGATTTGCAATTGTGACTATATCTGATGGCGAAATAGAGGGGTTACCACCATCCGCCCCTCAGGAGCTTCACAAGCGAATTAGGAATGCTGTATTCGCAAATGCCTCGACAGAAACTGATATTACTCATCAAGAAGAAATTCTTTCTCCCGATTATTCCGTGAGAAAAATATTCAAAATTGATTTTAATAATCGTGATCTTATCGTCGGTGGCGATGAGCACAAAAAATTCTTTGTCGAGACGATCAACAAGGCAATATCTTGGATAGTTTTACATTCAACGTTCATTAATTCTCTTCGTTTCGAAGAACATTTGCAAATCTTGGAGGCTGCGGCGAGACGCGGCGTTCGTATCGATATTTTATGGGGAAAATCGACTGATCCAGACGGTACCAATAAAATTCAGGACGAGGTCGCAACGTGCCGTAATATGCTGCACGACGAAGTGATGTTGGAGCGTATTCGGCTGCACAGGCACACAACAGACTCTCATGCAAAAATATTGTTTGCCGACGATGGCAATGGAAAAATGATCGGTTGTATCGGCTCGTGCAACTGGCTCAGTTCAAGCTTTAGAAGTTTTGATGTCTCCATTGTGTTTTCGTCACCGCAAATTGTAGGAGATATTGCCGCTAAACTTTCAAAACTGGCTATCGGAAAGAGTGGGCATTGGTCGAATTTAGCAGGAGACTTGGCTGCACAGGCAGCCAATCTAACCAGGCACGCCGAAATACACCATTCAAATGAGACTTTCACCGCCTCTATCGTTCTTGGCTCGGACCATAACGAGTATATGCTACAAGCGAGGGATGAGGCCATCAATAGTATAAATGTCGTCAGCCATCGCGTTAGCTTAAACGCCGATACTCTTGTGTTCGTACCCGCTATGGCTGCTATAAATGCTAATGGAGTCAAAGTAAATCTATATTACGAGCTCCTTTCCGGCATCTCGGACGCCGCTTTAGTCGAAGAATTAATTAAAAACAATACTACGGAAAATTTGATCTTCAATAAGATCATTGCACCTAGCTTGCATGCGAAATTTTTAACGTGGGATGACGACAATATTGTGATAACGAGTCAGAACTGGCTTTCCGCCGACCCAATGGATAACTCATGCTCTGAAATTGGAATAGCAATCTCAGGAAAAGGCATAGCCATTGAATTATTGCGGCGAGCTAATGGCGTTTTACAACAATCAAATTGGAGCAAAAGCTAA
- a CDS encoding T6SS immunity protein Tli4 family protein: protein MNQRIEQLFARPKLLCFGRYVLEVPQDATLIWGTDDFETFSNRAKDLKQIVEAKRNEILAKDKTARINFLGEGPAPNVMWIRSFKSEGARVFQLEGFQIYHVVGPHIFRWQSGTDESANSTVESITQKTIFLASNLRPRTPSDVPKEPGLCLEYGFLRNAPYDNQEYFATGLLLPALPDVTFSVESNKDASTQGSNGHSLLKQINDRRNELGGSYPKIVTLREGKRTVHGWAGEESLVRRADGTHDFEWKFIGETGNVAKPAMLDVTMYSKVKANRVGAASAASVDDEEALALWDKLLNGLKFRVAVPGAPSDAVALP, encoded by the coding sequence ATGAACCAACGAATTGAACAACTCTTTGCTCGCCCCAAGCTACTTTGCTTTGGGCGCTACGTGCTTGAAGTGCCCCAGGATGCGACGCTGATTTGGGGGACGGATGATTTTGAAACATTCTCCAATCGCGCCAAGGATCTGAAGCAGATCGTGGAGGCAAAGCGGAATGAGATCCTTGCAAAGGACAAGACTGCAAGGATCAATTTCTTAGGCGAAGGCCCGGCTCCTAACGTGATGTGGATTCGCTCGTTCAAAAGTGAGGGGGCAAGGGTATTCCAGCTTGAAGGTTTTCAGATTTACCACGTTGTTGGCCCGCACATTTTTCGCTGGCAAAGCGGCACCGATGAAAGCGCCAACAGCACCGTCGAAAGCATCACTCAGAAAACGATTTTTCTGGCCTCCAATCTGCGTCCAAGGACACCATCCGATGTGCCCAAAGAGCCTGGTCTGTGCCTTGAGTACGGTTTCTTGCGCAATGCGCCCTACGACAATCAGGAATACTTTGCGACCGGCTTGCTGCTGCCGGCCCTGCCCGATGTGACTTTCAGTGTCGAGAGCAACAAGGATGCGAGCACTCAAGGCAGTAATGGCCACAGCCTGCTCAAACAAATCAATGATAGGCGTAACGAGTTGGGTGGAAGTTATCCCAAAATCGTCACTTTGCGCGAAGGCAAACGCACCGTGCATGGTTGGGCCGGCGAGGAATCGCTGGTGCGTCGTGCTGATGGCACCCATGACTTTGAATGGAAATTTATCGGTGAAACAGGTAATGTGGCCAAGCCTGCCATGCTGGACGTAACGATGTACAGCAAGGTCAAAGCCAACCGTGTTGGAGCCGCATCTGCCGCTTCCGTTGACGACGAAGAAGCACTCGCCCTGTGGGACAAGCTGCTGAACGGCTTGAAGTTCCGAGTCGCGGTACCCGGCGCACCGAGCGATGCGGTGGCGCTTCCATGA
- a CDS encoding AAA domain-containing protein, with amino-acid sequence MSLKLNRDRQEFLGRFKLDNKALQRGDIKSGRAKMIGAQNKETGERVVIKQWRRDSVVSKDTLKEIWRQEIRQLHRLAGCPGAREFMVEQSDSGEDAEGFYLVLSPNQRLPIEALLTRITEFHWLRHPRLPANRQRLWDNLRRVATGLDILHTQGLLHRNLDTWAIFSAGDDIADFQLSGFEWSVRLTGVAARKHTLLRKFAEEDSAVYSFLEDWRAYGRVAAQLLGVEHKTFLTGKRNADEIDAAPYLIPAERDLLLLLLRCDTLSRIDGPFVCEKIDSILQSLRTMAGNRLATLHFTCNVAPSSRLAQAVYDAAERSLDITDIDAMLEFIRLDIASEPLLIEVSYGQSRESRFLLAGRSLTYVLNPYRPQNRGESTWALAYCENTAQRPSPREILGQQNISYSELELIPLSQVTKRFAALQGRTLHWDQQIVPKESQNSNDPAIRQYRGLLLLQLLETLVSAADIFPIVVVGSQKTNDGIKICVQSRSDESRETLSIKLNLKSPAIRMAEIFNDEQVSLDGYWKISDVGVLGGTDDETARWRFVETNEENGKQQVFFEGPGPLENSEQLFLRKSDYVGNESLLRRRIKALRSLKDHSELLEMLADPRRRIRKTHDAIIEDISFQRLDASKQNALREMWAVLPLFLVQGPPGVGKTRLVTELVDRTLRSDPSTRILLSAQSHHAVDHLLDEVKKLFLDVDPADQPLMVRSRPKENGASEDVYDVRPQARLVIDRLISSKTFSTAPGNIKGALNTLRETYHQAQNEHKGKRTRDRSLEALLLRSANVVFSSTNSGDIERLIDERAQFDWTIVEEAAKATGVELIPPLLLSHRRLMIGDHEQLPPYGEERIKKLLEHPEKVREALEIGRSLISRQLRDIDMEELSNEPGEIDELQTVCGEAASALTLFETLVKGELVNPGGGKIRIPIGRQLTFQHRMHPAIARLVSAAFYDDKLLTDPACELRFEVDESPVRFAHKSVMPDSPIIFINMPFGQATKNSANGEKKPNYHNPTEVDAVIEIMSQLRANTAGAKKPTIAVLSPYRQQVRRLENQIRRNSSTRLSHLVDFDFEGNSETPVGTVDSFQGSEADVVILSLVRNNHHGGLRALGFLSDPRRMNVLLSRAKWKLIIVGSLDFLQRRLSTETISKSDRQYFLKKIFETLRILESEKDQNSISLATVIRSDNILSGKL; translated from the coding sequence ATGTCTCTCAAATTAAATCGTGATCGACAAGAATTTTTGGGACGATTCAAGTTAGACAATAAAGCGCTTCAACGAGGCGATATCAAGAGCGGTCGCGCAAAAATGATCGGTGCGCAGAACAAAGAAACGGGGGAGCGTGTTGTAATTAAACAGTGGCGAAGAGATTCTGTAGTATCCAAAGACACGCTCAAAGAAATATGGCGTCAGGAAATCAGGCAACTCCATCGGCTCGCGGGTTGTCCTGGAGCACGCGAATTTATGGTAGAACAGTCCGACTCGGGTGAAGACGCAGAAGGGTTTTATCTTGTTCTAAGCCCAAACCAGCGTTTGCCTATCGAAGCGCTATTAACTCGAATTACAGAATTTCACTGGCTACGCCATCCCAGACTACCGGCCAACCGCCAGAGGCTTTGGGACAATTTACGCCGAGTCGCTACAGGGTTGGACATACTGCATACGCAAGGATTACTACATCGAAATCTTGACACATGGGCGATCTTCAGCGCAGGAGATGACATCGCCGATTTCCAACTCAGTGGATTTGAATGGTCCGTTCGCCTTACAGGTGTGGCCGCCAGAAAACATACACTTCTTCGAAAATTCGCTGAAGAAGATTCGGCCGTCTATTCGTTCTTAGAGGACTGGCGCGCATATGGGAGGGTTGCGGCTCAGTTGCTGGGAGTGGAACACAAGACGTTCCTAACTGGCAAGCGAAACGCTGACGAAATAGACGCAGCGCCATATCTCATACCCGCCGAACGCGATCTTCTACTATTGCTGCTGCGATGTGACACACTATCACGAATTGACGGGCCGTTCGTTTGCGAGAAAATTGATTCGATTTTGCAAAGCCTCAGAACGATGGCGGGCAACCGCCTAGCCACCCTGCATTTCACGTGTAATGTCGCCCCGTCAAGTAGGCTCGCTCAAGCGGTTTATGACGCCGCCGAGCGATCTCTCGATATCACGGATATAGATGCAATGCTTGAATTTATTCGTCTTGATATTGCGTCAGAGCCTCTCTTGATTGAAGTCTCGTACGGACAAAGTAGAGAGAGTCGCTTTCTTCTTGCCGGACGTTCACTAACCTATGTGCTGAATCCATACCGTCCACAAAACCGTGGAGAATCGACTTGGGCACTTGCATATTGCGAAAACACAGCACAGCGTCCATCGCCACGTGAAATATTGGGTCAGCAAAATATTTCATATTCAGAACTTGAGCTTATTCCGCTGAGTCAAGTTACAAAACGGTTCGCCGCTTTACAAGGGAGAACGCTACATTGGGATCAGCAGATTGTCCCAAAGGAATCGCAAAATAGCAATGATCCGGCAATTCGACAATACCGTGGACTCTTGCTGCTTCAACTTCTCGAAACGCTGGTAAGCGCCGCCGATATCTTTCCAATTGTAGTTGTAGGGTCTCAAAAGACTAATGACGGAATAAAGATTTGTGTGCAGTCGCGTAGCGACGAAAGTAGAGAAACTTTATCTATAAAATTAAACCTCAAATCGCCAGCTATAAGAATGGCCGAGATTTTTAATGACGAACAGGTTTCTCTAGATGGTTATTGGAAAATAAGTGATGTTGGTGTCCTCGGTGGCACTGATGACGAAACCGCACGTTGGCGGTTTGTGGAAACAAATGAGGAGAATGGGAAACAGCAAGTTTTCTTCGAAGGCCCTGGGCCGCTCGAAAATTCAGAACAATTGTTCCTAAGGAAGAGCGATTATGTGGGAAATGAAAGTTTGCTACGGCGCCGTATAAAAGCACTGCGTTCGTTGAAAGATCATTCAGAGCTTCTAGAAATGCTGGCGGATCCTCGACGCCGCATAAGAAAGACCCACGATGCCATTATCGAGGATATTTCATTTCAGCGATTAGACGCATCCAAACAGAATGCGTTACGCGAAATGTGGGCAGTGTTACCGCTGTTCCTAGTTCAAGGACCACCAGGGGTAGGGAAAACTCGCTTGGTTACCGAACTAGTCGATCGCACACTTCGGAGTGATCCTAGTACTCGTATTTTATTGAGCGCCCAAAGTCATCATGCGGTCGATCACCTACTGGATGAAGTTAAAAAGTTATTTTTAGATGTCGACCCGGCAGACCAACCCCTCATGGTCCGAAGTAGACCAAAGGAAAATGGTGCGTCAGAAGATGTGTATGACGTGCGCCCTCAAGCGCGTCTTGTTATAGATCGACTGATCTCAAGCAAAACTTTTAGTACGGCCCCAGGAAATATAAAGGGGGCGCTAAACACCCTACGAGAAACTTATCATCAAGCACAGAATGAACACAAGGGTAAACGAACACGCGACCGCTCACTGGAAGCTCTTCTATTGCGATCGGCCAACGTCGTTTTTTCATCGACGAACTCTGGAGATATAGAACGATTAATCGATGAACGTGCGCAATTCGATTGGACTATTGTCGAGGAAGCTGCAAAAGCGACAGGCGTAGAACTGATTCCACCACTTCTGTTGTCGCACAGGCGTCTGATGATCGGAGATCATGAACAATTGCCCCCTTATGGTGAAGAACGTATCAAAAAACTCTTGGAGCATCCGGAAAAAGTACGTGAAGCCCTTGAAATCGGACGCAGCCTTATATCCCGGCAATTGCGAGATATCGATATGGAAGAGCTATCAAATGAACCCGGGGAAATAGACGAACTGCAAACTGTCTGCGGTGAGGCAGCATCTGCTCTCACATTATTTGAAACTCTAGTCAAAGGGGAGCTAGTTAACCCAGGCGGTGGAAAAATTCGGATCCCTATTGGTCGCCAACTGACCTTTCAGCACCGAATGCATCCAGCAATTGCGCGATTGGTTTCTGCCGCCTTCTATGACGATAAACTACTTACTGATCCAGCATGTGAACTTCGCTTTGAAGTAGACGAATCACCAGTTCGATTTGCTCATAAAAGCGTCATGCCAGATTCTCCGATAATTTTTATTAACATGCCCTTTGGCCAAGCAACTAAAAATTCTGCTAACGGCGAGAAAAAGCCAAACTATCACAATCCAACAGAGGTAGATGCAGTCATTGAGATAATGTCGCAACTTCGCGCCAATACCGCCGGTGCAAAAAAACCTACCATCGCGGTTCTTAGCCCCTACCGACAGCAAGTGCGTCGCCTCGAAAACCAAATAAGGCGCAACTCTTCAACCAGGCTTAGTCATTTGGTTGATTTTGACTTTGAAGGCAACTCTGAAACACCGGTGGGTACCGTCGACTCATTTCAAGGAAGCGAAGCAGACGTCGTAATATTGTCGTTGGTTAGAAATAATCATCACGGTGGTCTCCGCGCTCTTGGATTCCTATCGGATCCCAGAAGAATGAATGTGCTTCTGAGCAGAGCTAAGTGGAAGCTGATAATAGTCGGTAGCCTCGATTTTTTGCAACGACGCCTATCTACCGAAACGATTTCAAAATCAGATCGCCAATATTTTCTGAAGAAGATTTTCGAGACGCTCCGTATCTTGGAAAGCGAGAAAGATCAGAATTCAATATCTCTGGCGACAGTAATTAGATCTGACAATATTCTCTCGGGAAAATTATGA